A window of the Zeugodacus cucurbitae isolate PBARC_wt_2022May chromosome 2, idZeuCucr1.2, whole genome shotgun sequence genome harbors these coding sequences:
- the LOC105211924 gene encoding protein yellow-like, translated as MHFIQLYILLRFINFCVCPSVYNYNGGYIQQQQRPIYGYKELNTLYEARNLEFGFPSEAERQATLRDGRYNPDTVLPIDVDVFYTPPNGSPIIFVTIPRFGKGVPYSLAYLTNVQRYNGTELQPYPSYDWHWSHGRDCNGLTSVCRVLIDPCGRMWILDSGEIDNEQFCPPQIVAIDVATSRVLHRYHLPSEMYKSTVSRFVTPLVDITDPPPRGECRQTFVYMADATGFGIVVYDVQNARSWRIENKYTYPDPDFSTHTIAGESFELLEGAIGLSVTPLGLGVRRSLYFHSFSNDAQVAIPLDVINNSTLWDFGLGSAIDQFSLLGKRGVQCAASAMTSSGVLLCGHYEPIGLFGWNIRTPYTFQNRFLLAENPVKLQFVSGLKVITNPWGKEEVWMLSNRVQKAFTGKINFNEINYRIMRCGVDELLQGGPC; from the exons AT GCACTTCATTCAGTTGTATATATTACTGCGCTTCATCAACTTTTGTGTCTGTCCAAGCGTCTACAATTACAATGGCggttatatacaacaacaacagaggcCGATCTATGGATATAAGGAACTTAATACGTTGTATGAAGCGAGAAACTTGGAATTCGGCTTTCCCAGTGAAGCGGAGCGACAGGCAACCTTACGCGACGGGCGCTACAACCCAGATACTGTGCTACCGATTGATGTAGATGTCTTTTATACGC CCCCCAATGGTTCGCCGATTATTTTCGTCACAATACCGCGTTTCGGTAAAGGTGTGCCATATTCGTTGGCCTATTTGACGAATGTGCAACGGTATAATGGCACAGAGCTGCAACCGTATCCCAGTTATGACTGGCATTGGTCTCATGGCAGGGACTGTAATGGACTCACCTCAGTTTGTCGCGTGCTT ATCGATCCCTGTGGTCGCATGTGGATACTCGACAGTGGTGAGATTGACAACGAGCAATTCTGTCCACCGCAAATCGTTGCTATCGATGTGGCTACATCTCGTGTGCTGCATCGCTATCATTTACCATCGGAAATGTACAAAAGCACCGTTAGTCGTTTTGTTACACCTTTGGTGGATATTACGGATCCACCACCACGCGGTGAATGCCGACAAACCTTCGTTTATATGGCCGATGCCACCGGTTTTGGTATTGTGGTTTATGATGTGCAGAATGCGCGTTCGTGGCGCATAGAAAACAAATACACCTATCCAGATCCGGATTTCAGCACACATACAATAGCTGGTGAAAGCTTTGAACTTTTAGAGGGTGCAATCGGTCTCTCTGTAACGCCTTTGGGTTTGGGTGTAAGACGTTCACTCTACTTCCACTCCTTTTCAAATGATGCTCAAGTGGCGATTCCATTGGATGTTATTAACAACAGCACTCTCTGGGACTTTGGTTTAGGCTCCGCTATAGACCAGTTCAGTTTGCTTGGTAAGCGTGGCGTGCAGTGTGCGGCATCAGCGATGACCTCCAGTGGTGTACTCTTGTGTGGCCATTATGAGCCTATTGGACTATTCGGCTGGAATATACGCACACCATATACGTTCCAAAATCGTTTCTTGCTGGCTGAGAATCCCGTTAAACTGCAATTTGTAAGCGGTCTGAAGGTGATAACAAATCCCTGGGGGAAGGAAGAGGTCTGGATGCTATCGAATCGTGTGCAAAAGGCTTTCACTGGtaaaatcaatttcaatgagATAAACTATCGCATAATGCGGTGCGGCGTTGATGAGTTGCTGCAAGGAGGACCCTGTTGA